The Quercus robur chromosome 7, dhQueRobu3.1, whole genome shotgun sequence genome has a segment encoding these proteins:
- the LOC126693453 gene encoding F-box/kelch-repeat protein At3g06240-like isoform X9 yields MSKLRRDPNLSSERLPDDVVFDILSRLAVKSLMRFRWVSKSWNSIITDPIFITKHLNLNKAKSLSNNDNNGYLLYSDYDEDGPGPRRKDLGTAVCNSDRTFTEISRFPIPFSCNNIVGFCNGMFCFDGYGDCVIYLWNPSIKMFKSISLPLNKFDKERTCALGFAYHSQNNDYKILRIVSHYEESALSTEAQVYTLSTDSWRRFVISFGSDHNVGSIDYICGIPCLFFNGALHALAFTEDHSYGLCFDVNDETFQTIILPAHDCNIYGGKFSLAVFKGSLAMIGFSSEYLDIDICYIWVMREYGVVDSWTKITVELEVVERFFCCVDNGELLFCCNSKVISYDPESSNENDLGITVGCDSWLRYTTDPMESLVLLGQGENETNRETEAETEADISLSLEEKSRETDSSSDTLPLSSKYPSLPSWEVQVTNDSGEFETMLVPRSKHVPYVPWTGGPAEADFVDECYSLIESMKNWISSSSQLSFRNKVESQASTIKTLERCLCSLGPLDVGGSSDPVTDSVGGITPSRADEGDPMNTTVQAKEDFSQHIKRLAPQDPSHCQVHESTALATFRSKSGHLPSGQQISLDDDDEEDKEQHTKPLAQRHGKLGHL; encoded by the exons ATGTCTAAACTCAGGAGAGATCCGAATTTGTCATCGGAGCGTCTCCCAGACGACGTCGTATTCGACATACTGAGTCGGCTGGCAGTGAAATCCTTGATGAGATTCAGGTGGGTTTCAAAGTCTTGGAACTCCATCATCACAGACCCCATTTTCATCACCAAACACCTCAACCTCAACAAAGCCAAATCATTATCTAACAACGACAACAATGGTTATCTGCTATATTCTGATTACGACGAGGATGGTCCTGGTCCAAGGCGGAAAGATCTGGGTACGGCTGTTTGCAATAGCGACCGCACATTTACCGAGATTTCCAGGTTTCCAATTCCCTTTTCTTGTAACAACATTGTTGGCTTCTGTAATGGCATGTTCTGCTTTGATGGTTATGGGGACTGTGTAATCTATTTGTGGAACCCAAGCATCAAAATGTTTAAGAgtatctctcttcctctcaacaAGTTCGACAAAGAACGGACTTGTGCTCTTGGGTTTGCGTACCATTCCCAAAACAATGACTACAAGATTCTCAGAATTGTTTCTCACTATGAAGAATCAGCACTGTCGACTGAGGCTCAGGTCTACACATTGAGTACGGATTCATGGAGAAGGTTTGTAATATCGTTTGGCTCCGACCACAATGTTGGGTCTATTGATTATATATGTGGAATCccatgtttgttttttaatggagCTCTGCACGCTTTAGCGTTTACTGAGGACCACAGTTACGGTTTGTGTTTTGATGTCAATGATGAGACATTCCAAACGATAATACTCCCGGCGCATGACTGTAACATTTACGGAGGTAAGTTTTCCCTTGCAGTGTTCAAGGGATCGTTGGCTATGATTGGTTTTTCTTCTGAGTATTTAGATATTGATATATGCTACATATGGGTGATGAGAGAGTATGGTGTGGTTGATTCTTGGACGAAAATAACTGTAGAATTAGAAGTGGTTGAGAGATTCTTTTGCTGCGTTGACAATGGTGAACTTCTATTTTGCTGTAACTCAAAGGTCATTTCATATGACCCTGAGAGTTCAAACGAGAACGACCTTGGAATTACTGTTGGATGTGATAGTTGGTTGCGTTACACAACTGATCCCATGGAGAGCTTGGTTTTACTTGGTCAG GgggaaaatgaaacaaatagagaaacTGAAGCTGAGACGGAGGCTGATATTTCTTTGAGTCTTGAGGAAAAATCTAGAGAAACTGATTCTTCTTCAGATACTCTTCCCCTTAGTTCGAAGTACCCATCTTTACCTTCGTGGGAAGTGCAAGTGACGAATGACTCTGGAGAATTTGAAACCATGCTTGTTCCACGCTCAAAGCATGTTCCTTATGTGCCATGGACGGGAGGCCCG GCTGAAGCGGATTTTGTTGATGAGTGTTATTCCCTTATTGAGTCCATGAAGAACTGGATTTCGTCTAGTTCCCAATTATCTTTT CGGAACAAGGTGGAAAGTCAAGCAAGTACCATAAAGACTCTTGAGAGATGTCTTTGTAGTTTGGGACCTCTTGATGTTGGAGGATCAAGTGATCCCGTTACTGATTCAGTTGGTGGTATAACTCCTTCTCGGGCTGATGAAGGTGATCCCATGAACACTACAGTGCAAGCCAAAGAGGATTTCTCTCAACACATAAAGCGTCTTGCTCCTCAAGATCCTTCTCACTGCCAGGTTCATGAGAGTACAGCTTTGGCCACGTTTAGATCCAAATCTGGACATCTTCCTTCCGGTCAACAGATTAgccttgatgatgatgatgaggaagaCAAGGAGCAGCACACAAAACCTTTGGCACAACGTCATGGAAAGCTAGGTCATCTGTGA
- the LOC126693453 gene encoding uncharacterized protein LOC126693453 isoform X10: MSKLRRDPNLSSERLPDDVVFDILSRLAVKSLMRFRWVSKSWNSIITDPIFITKHLNLNKAKSLSNNDNNGYLLYSDYDEDGPGPRRKDLGTAVCNSDRTFTEISRFPIPFSCNNIVGFCNGMFCFDGYGDCVIYLWNPSIKMFKSISLPLNKFDKERTCALGFAYHSQNNDYKILRIVSHYEESALSTEAQVYTLSTDSWRRFVISFGSDHNVGSIDYICGIPCLFFNGALHALAFTEDHSYGLCFDVNDETFQTIILPAHDCNIYGELEVVERFFCCVDNGELLFCCNSKVISYDPESSNENDLGITVGCDSWLRYTTDPMESLVLLGQGENETNRETEAETEADISLSLEEKSRETDSSSDTLPLSSKYPSLPSWEVQVTNDSGEFETMLVPRSKHVPYVPWTGGPAEADFVDECYSLIESMKNWISSSSQLSFVRQNELSHEIGLLRNKVESQASTIKTLERCLCSLGPLDVGGSSDPVTDSVGGITPSRADEGDPMNTTVQAKEDFSQHIKRLAPQDPSHCQVHESTALATFRSKSGHLPSGQQISLDDDDEEDKEQHTKPLAQRHGKLGHL; the protein is encoded by the exons ATGTCTAAACTCAGGAGAGATCCGAATTTGTCATCGGAGCGTCTCCCAGACGACGTCGTATTCGACATACTGAGTCGGCTGGCAGTGAAATCCTTGATGAGATTCAGGTGGGTTTCAAAGTCTTGGAACTCCATCATCACAGACCCCATTTTCATCACCAAACACCTCAACCTCAACAAAGCCAAATCATTATCTAACAACGACAACAATGGTTATCTGCTATATTCTGATTACGACGAGGATGGTCCTGGTCCAAGGCGGAAAGATCTGGGTACGGCTGTTTGCAATAGCGACCGCACATTTACCGAGATTTCCAGGTTTCCAATTCCCTTTTCTTGTAACAACATTGTTGGCTTCTGTAATGGCATGTTCTGCTTTGATGGTTATGGGGACTGTGTAATCTATTTGTGGAACCCAAGCATCAAAATGTTTAAGAgtatctctcttcctctcaacaAGTTCGACAAAGAACGGACTTGTGCTCTTGGGTTTGCGTACCATTCCCAAAACAATGACTACAAGATTCTCAGAATTGTTTCTCACTATGAAGAATCAGCACTGTCGACTGAGGCTCAGGTCTACACATTGAGTACGGATTCATGGAGAAGGTTTGTAATATCGTTTGGCTCCGACCACAATGTTGGGTCTATTGATTATATATGTGGAATCccatgtttgttttttaatggagCTCTGCACGCTTTAGCGTTTACTGAGGACCACAGTTACGGTTTGTGTTTTGATGTCAATGATGAGACATTCCAAACGATAATACTCCCGGCGCATGACTGTAACATTTACGGAG AATTAGAAGTGGTTGAGAGATTCTTTTGCTGCGTTGACAATGGTGAACTTCTATTTTGCTGTAACTCAAAGGTCATTTCATATGACCCTGAGAGTTCAAACGAGAACGACCTTGGAATTACTGTTGGATGTGATAGTTGGTTGCGTTACACAACTGATCCCATGGAGAGCTTGGTTTTACTTGGTCAG GgggaaaatgaaacaaatagagaaacTGAAGCTGAGACGGAGGCTGATATTTCTTTGAGTCTTGAGGAAAAATCTAGAGAAACTGATTCTTCTTCAGATACTCTTCCCCTTAGTTCGAAGTACCCATCTTTACCTTCGTGGGAAGTGCAAGTGACGAATGACTCTGGAGAATTTGAAACCATGCTTGTTCCACGCTCAAAGCATGTTCCTTATGTGCCATGGACGGGAGGCCCG GCTGAAGCGGATTTTGTTGATGAGTGTTATTCCCTTATTGAGTCCATGAAGAACTGGATTTCGTCTAGTTCCCAATTATCTTTTGTCCGTCAAAATGAACTTTCTCATGAAATTGGCCTCTTG CGGAACAAGGTGGAAAGTCAAGCAAGTACCATAAAGACTCTTGAGAGATGTCTTTGTAGTTTGGGACCTCTTGATGTTGGAGGATCAAGTGATCCCGTTACTGATTCAGTTGGTGGTATAACTCCTTCTCGGGCTGATGAAGGTGATCCCATGAACACTACAGTGCAAGCCAAAGAGGATTTCTCTCAACACATAAAGCGTCTTGCTCCTCAAGATCCTTCTCACTGCCAGGTTCATGAGAGTACAGCTTTGGCCACGTTTAGATCCAAATCTGGACATCTTCCTTCCGGTCAACAGATTAgccttgatgatgatgatgaggaagaCAAGGAGCAGCACACAAAACCTTTGGCACAACGTCATGGAAAGCTAGGTCATCTGTGA
- the LOC126693453 gene encoding F-box/kelch-repeat protein At3g06240-like isoform X2, with the protein MSKLRRDPNLSSERLPDDVVFDILSRLAVKSLMRFRWVSKSWNSIITDPIFITKHLNLNKAKSLSNNDNNGYLLYSDYDEDGPGPRRKDLGTAVCNSDRTFTEISRFPIPFSCNNIVGFCNGMFCFDGYGDCVIYLWNPSIKMFKSISLPLNKFDKERTCALGFAYHSQNNDYKILRIVSHYEESALSTEAQVYTLSTDSWRRFVISFGSDHNVGSIDYICGIPCLFFNGALHALAFTEDHSYGLCFDVNDETFQTIILPAHDCNIYGGKFSLAVFKGSLAMIGFSSEYLDIDICYIWVMREYGVVDSWTKITVELEVVERFFCCVDNGELLFCCNSKVISYDPESSNENDLGITVGCDSWLRYTTDPMESLVLLGQGENETNRETEAETEADISLSLEEKSRETDSSSDTLPLSSKYPSLPSWEVQVTNDSGEFETMLVPRSKHVPYVPWTGGPAEADFVDECYSLIESMKNWISSSSQLSFVRQNELSHEIGLLRNKVESQASTIKTLERCLCSLGPLDVGGSSDPVTDSVGGITPSRADEGDPMNTTVQAKEDFSQHIKRLAPQDPSHCQVHESTALATFRSKSGHLPSGQQISLDDDDEEDKEQHTKPLAQRHGKLGHL; encoded by the exons ATCCGAATTTGTCATCGGAGCGTCTCCCAGACGACGTCGTATTCGACATACTGAGTCGGCTGGCAGTGAAATCCTTGATGAGATTCAGGTGGGTTTCAAAGTCTTGGAACTCCATCATCACAGACCCCATTTTCATCACCAAACACCTCAACCTCAACAAAGCCAAATCATTATCTAACAACGACAACAATGGTTATCTGCTATATTCTGATTACGACGAGGATGGTCCTGGTCCAAGGCGGAAAGATCTGGGTACGGCTGTTTGCAATAGCGACCGCACATTTACCGAGATTTCCAGGTTTCCAATTCCCTTTTCTTGTAACAACATTGTTGGCTTCTGTAATGGCATGTTCTGCTTTGATGGTTATGGGGACTGTGTAATCTATTTGTGGAACCCAAGCATCAAAATGTTTAAGAgtatctctcttcctctcaacaAGTTCGACAAAGAACGGACTTGTGCTCTTGGGTTTGCGTACCATTCCCAAAACAATGACTACAAGATTCTCAGAATTGTTTCTCACTATGAAGAATCAGCACTGTCGACTGAGGCTCAGGTCTACACATTGAGTACGGATTCATGGAGAAGGTTTGTAATATCGTTTGGCTCCGACCACAATGTTGGGTCTATTGATTATATATGTGGAATCccatgtttgttttttaatggagCTCTGCACGCTTTAGCGTTTACTGAGGACCACAGTTACGGTTTGTGTTTTGATGTCAATGATGAGACATTCCAAACGATAATACTCCCGGCGCATGACTGTAACATTTACGGAGGTAAGTTTTCCCTTGCAGTGTTCAAGGGATCGTTGGCTATGATTGGTTTTTCTTCTGAGTATTTAGATATTGATATATGCTACATATGGGTGATGAGAGAGTATGGTGTGGTTGATTCTTGGACGAAAATAACTGTAGAATTAGAAGTGGTTGAGAGATTCTTTTGCTGCGTTGACAATGGTGAACTTCTATTTTGCTGTAACTCAAAGGTCATTTCATATGACCCTGAGAGTTCAAACGAGAACGACCTTGGAATTACTGTTGGATGTGATAGTTGGTTGCGTTACACAACTGATCCCATGGAGAGCTTGGTTTTACTTGGTCAG GgggaaaatgaaacaaatagagaaacTGAAGCTGAGACGGAGGCTGATATTTCTTTGAGTCTTGAGGAAAAATCTAGAGAAACTGATTCTTCTTCAGATACTCTTCCCCTTAGTTCGAAGTACCCATCTTTACCTTCGTGGGAAGTGCAAGTGACGAATGACTCTGGAGAATTTGAAACCATGCTTGTTCCACGCTCAAAGCATGTTCCTTATGTGCCATGGACGGGAGGCCCG GCTGAAGCGGATTTTGTTGATGAGTGTTATTCCCTTATTGAGTCCATGAAGAACTGGATTTCGTCTAGTTCCCAATTATCTTTTGTCCGTCAAAATGAACTTTCTCATGAAATTGGCCTCTTG CGGAACAAGGTGGAAAGTCAAGCAAGTACCATAAAGACTCTTGAGAGATGTCTTTGTAGTTTGGGACCTCTTGATGTTGGAGGATCAAGTGATCCCGTTACTGATTCAGTTGGTGGTATAACTCCTTCTCGGGCTGATGAAGGTGATCCCATGAACACTACAGTGCAAGCCAAAGAGGATTTCTCTCAACACATAAAGCGTCTTGCTCCTCAAGATCCTTCTCACTGCCAGGTTCATGAGAGTACAGCTTTGGCCACGTTTAGATCCAAATCTGGACATCTTCCTTCCGGTCAACAGATTAgccttgatgatgatgatgaggaagaCAAGGAGCAGCACACAAAACCTTTGGCACAACGTCATGGAAAGCTAGGTCATCTGTGA
- the LOC126693453 gene encoding F-box/kelch-repeat protein At3g06240-like isoform X1, whose protein sequence is MSKLRRDPNLSSERLPDDVVFDILSRLAVKSLMRFRWVSKSWNSIITDPIFITKHLNLNKAKSLSNNDNNGYLLYSDYDEDGPGPRRKDLGTAVCNSDRTFTEISRFPIPFSCNNIVGFCNGMFCFDGYGDCVIYLWNPSIKMFKSISLPLNKFDKERTCALGFAYHSQNNDYKILRIVSHYEESALSTEAQVYTLSTDSWRRFVISFGSDHNVGSIDYICGIPCLFFNGALHALAFTEDHSYGLCFDVNDETFQTIILPAHDCNIYGGKFSLAVFKGSLAMIGFSSEYLDIDICYIWVMREYGVVDSWTKITVELEVVERFFCCVDNGELLFCCNSKVISYDPESSNENDLGITVGCDSWLRYTTDPMESLVLLGQGENETNRETEAETEADISLSLEEKSRETDSSSDTLPLSSKYPSLPSWEVQVTNDSGEFETMLVPRSKHVPYVPWTGGPAEADFVDECYSLIESMKNWISSSSQLSFVRQNELSHEIGLLRNKVESQASTIKTLERCLCSLGPLDVGGSSDPVTDSVGGITPSRADEGDPMNTTVQAKEDFSQHIKRLAPQDPSHCQVHESTALATFRSKSGHLPSGQQISLDDDDEEDKEQHTKPLAQRHGKLGHL, encoded by the exons ATGTCTAAACTCAGGAGAGATCCGAATTTGTCATCGGAGCGTCTCCCAGACGACGTCGTATTCGACATACTGAGTCGGCTGGCAGTGAAATCCTTGATGAGATTCAGGTGGGTTTCAAAGTCTTGGAACTCCATCATCACAGACCCCATTTTCATCACCAAACACCTCAACCTCAACAAAGCCAAATCATTATCTAACAACGACAACAATGGTTATCTGCTATATTCTGATTACGACGAGGATGGTCCTGGTCCAAGGCGGAAAGATCTGGGTACGGCTGTTTGCAATAGCGACCGCACATTTACCGAGATTTCCAGGTTTCCAATTCCCTTTTCTTGTAACAACATTGTTGGCTTCTGTAATGGCATGTTCTGCTTTGATGGTTATGGGGACTGTGTAATCTATTTGTGGAACCCAAGCATCAAAATGTTTAAGAgtatctctcttcctctcaacaAGTTCGACAAAGAACGGACTTGTGCTCTTGGGTTTGCGTACCATTCCCAAAACAATGACTACAAGATTCTCAGAATTGTTTCTCACTATGAAGAATCAGCACTGTCGACTGAGGCTCAGGTCTACACATTGAGTACGGATTCATGGAGAAGGTTTGTAATATCGTTTGGCTCCGACCACAATGTTGGGTCTATTGATTATATATGTGGAATCccatgtttgttttttaatggagCTCTGCACGCTTTAGCGTTTACTGAGGACCACAGTTACGGTTTGTGTTTTGATGTCAATGATGAGACATTCCAAACGATAATACTCCCGGCGCATGACTGTAACATTTACGGAGGTAAGTTTTCCCTTGCAGTGTTCAAGGGATCGTTGGCTATGATTGGTTTTTCTTCTGAGTATTTAGATATTGATATATGCTACATATGGGTGATGAGAGAGTATGGTGTGGTTGATTCTTGGACGAAAATAACTGTAGAATTAGAAGTGGTTGAGAGATTCTTTTGCTGCGTTGACAATGGTGAACTTCTATTTTGCTGTAACTCAAAGGTCATTTCATATGACCCTGAGAGTTCAAACGAGAACGACCTTGGAATTACTGTTGGATGTGATAGTTGGTTGCGTTACACAACTGATCCCATGGAGAGCTTGGTTTTACTTGGTCAG GgggaaaatgaaacaaatagagaaacTGAAGCTGAGACGGAGGCTGATATTTCTTTGAGTCTTGAGGAAAAATCTAGAGAAACTGATTCTTCTTCAGATACTCTTCCCCTTAGTTCGAAGTACCCATCTTTACCTTCGTGGGAAGTGCAAGTGACGAATGACTCTGGAGAATTTGAAACCATGCTTGTTCCACGCTCAAAGCATGTTCCTTATGTGCCATGGACGGGAGGCCCG GCTGAAGCGGATTTTGTTGATGAGTGTTATTCCCTTATTGAGTCCATGAAGAACTGGATTTCGTCTAGTTCCCAATTATCTTTTGTCCGTCAAAATGAACTTTCTCATGAAATTGGCCTCTTG CGGAACAAGGTGGAAAGTCAAGCAAGTACCATAAAGACTCTTGAGAGATGTCTTTGTAGTTTGGGACCTCTTGATGTTGGAGGATCAAGTGATCCCGTTACTGATTCAGTTGGTGGTATAACTCCTTCTCGGGCTGATGAAGGTGATCCCATGAACACTACAGTGCAAGCCAAAGAGGATTTCTCTCAACACATAAAGCGTCTTGCTCCTCAAGATCCTTCTCACTGCCAGGTTCATGAGAGTACAGCTTTGGCCACGTTTAGATCCAAATCTGGACATCTTCCTTCCGGTCAACAGATTAgccttgatgatgatgatgaggaagaCAAGGAGCAGCACACAAAACCTTTGGCACAACGTCATGGAAAGCTAGGTCATCTGTGA